A genomic window from Fusarium falciforme chromosome 2, complete sequence includes:
- a CDS encoding PKS-ER domain-containing protein, whose product MATQSGITIEGPNKPYTIVDNIPRPTPGPKQVLVKSLAVGINPVEPMQQHSGLLINEWPAIIGSDCAGIVIDVGPDCKKLERGDYVFGCAPLGQNRFTPFQETFLVVEDVFLKRSPNLSIEATCGIGVGLLTSSLCLLAGAELKLPEDSVKAPEKDEWFVVLGGTGTVGQLAVQIAHACGYKVLASCSPSKKAVAIVNGATATFNNGATIDEQLAEIRTITGGNFARMFDATAYGYDLMVKALETCSTATTKYLTTVDDWSEFKTPSTIKEYRAELGHLCRFDEPLGVEVTRDIASWIPTLETHLAAGTLRPIEYEVADGVGWDKVIQGIQDLENGKIAKKLVVRTQSE is encoded by the exons ATGGCCACGCAGTCAGGAATCACGATCGAAGGGCCCAATAAGCCCTACACCATCGTCGATAACATTCCCCGCCCAACCCCAGGCCCGAAGCAGGTTCTGGTGAAGTCTCTTGCCGTGGGAATCAATCCTGT TGAGCCCATGCAGCAGCACTCTGGCCTCCTTATCAACGAGTGGCCGGCCATCATCGGCAGTGACTGTGCCGGCATTGTCATCGATGTCGGTCCAGACTGCAAGAAGCTGGAGCGAGGCGATTATGTCTTTGGGTGTGCACCTCTCGGCCAGAATAGGTTCACCCCATTCCAAGAGACTTTTCTTGTTGTGGAGGATGTCTTTCTCAAGAGGAGCCCGAACCTCTCTATCGAGGCTACGTGTGGCATAGGCGTTGGACTTTTG ACGTCCAGTCTCTGCCTTTTGGCGGGCGCAGAGCTCAAGCTACCTGAGGATAGTGTCAAGGCCCCCGAAAAGGATGAATGGTTTGTCGTTTTGGGAGGCACTGGGACCGTTGGCCAGCTTGCAGTCCAG ATTGCCCATGCTTGTGGATACAAGGTCCTGGCGTCGTGCTCTCCGTCCAAGAAAGCT GTTGCTATTGTAAATGGTGCCACGGCAACGTTCAATAATGGAGCCACAATTGACGAGCAGCTGGCAGAGATTCGTACAATCACTGGCGGCAACTTTGCCAGGATGTTTGACGCCACTGCATATGGTTACGACCTGATGGTGAAGGCGCTTGAGACCTGCTCCACGGCGACGACCAAGTATCTGACGACTGTTGATGACTG GTCCGAGTTCAAGACCCCGTCCACGATAAAGGAGTACCGAGCTGAACTTGGCCACCTTTGCCGTTTTGATGAGCCCCTTGGAGTCGAGGTGACGAGGGACATTGCCAGTTGGATTCCTACTCTGGAAACCCATCTTGCTGCTGGCACGTTGAGACCAATCGAGTATGAAGTCGCCGATGGGGTTGGTTGGGATAAGGTCATCCAGGGCATCCAGGACCTGGAGAACGGGAAGATTGCAAAGAAGCTGGTTGTCAGAACTCAGAGCGAATAA